From the genome of Setaria viridis chromosome 1, Setaria_viridis_v4.0, whole genome shotgun sequence:
GCATCCCTGTACGCCGACGATGCGGCGATTTTCATTAAGCCCACACGTAAAGACATCTCCAACTTGGCAAGCATCCTGCAAAAATTTGGGGAAGCCACAGGACTACGCACGAATCTGCACAAGACGCAGATTGCGCCCATCAGCTGTCATACCATTGACCTGGACCGATTACTTAACGATTTGCCGACGACAAGAACAAACTTCCCAATGCGCTACCTCGGCCTCCCACTATCAATAAGGCGCCTCAGGAAAATTGATTTCCAACCACTCATAGATAAAGTGGCAGGTAAACTATCAACATGGACGGGACGTCACCTAACACAGGCAGGACGAATAACCCTCACAAAGTCGGTCCTCTCATCGCAACCAGTATATTTCTTTACAACTCTAAAACCAAGCAACGAAGTACTCCACGACATAGACAAAATCCGGAAAAAATTCCTATGGGCAGGAGACCAACAACTAACTGGGGGTAAATGCAAAGTCAATTGGACGAAAACCTGCCTACTGAAACAATATGGGGGCCTGGGCATTCCAGACCTAGAGAAATTCGCACGAGCCCTCCGGATCAGGTGGCTTTGGCATGAATGGGTGTCACCGGAAAAACCCTGGAGCAACACGGAAACCCCATGCGACGAGACTGACAGGCAACTGTTTGCTGCATGCACGTCTATCACCCTGGGCAACGGCAAAAAAACCAGTTTCTGGACATCTGGATGGCTACATGGCCAGCGCCCCAAAGACATCGCCCCGCTCCTCTACGCCATTTCAGGCAGAAAGAACAGGAGCGTCCATGATGCCATCAGTAATAATAACTGGATACGCGACCTCACAATTGACAGTAACATTACCGCTTCTCATCTAGCGTCGTTTGCCCACTTATGGCACTTGGTCAATGGTACGAAACTCAGGACAGGGGAAGCGGACACTATTACCTGGAAGCTGATAAAATCGGGCATGTATACAACGGCCTCGGCATATAGAGCACAATTCCTGGGTTGCACCGAAACACCTAATATATCTTCCATCTGGAAATCATGGGCGCCaccaaagtgcaaattcttcgcgTGGCTAATTACACAAAACCGAGTTTGGTCAGCTGATCGATTGGCCAAGCGCGGTTGGCCCCACAACGCCACTTGCGCTCTGTGCAGATGCACTATGGAGACTGGACACCACTTATTAGTCGAGTGCAGATACACAAGAAGAATATGAGATCAAACGACGACATGGCTGGCGCAGCCTAATCTACGGCCTAATGCATGGCGACCTTCATCCAACGCTCTGGAGTGGTGGGCTTCTATCACCACAACACCGAACTTATCACGTAAGGCCCTAAGAAGCCTCACTCTTCTAATCATGTGGGAATTTGGAAAGAACGGAATGCACGTATTTTCAACAGGCACGAGACCTCACCAATAACTCTGATGGCGAAAATTAAGGATGAGGCCTCAGCTTGGCTCTTGGCGGGGGCCAAAGATTTAGCGTTACTCCTAGCACGCGAGTAGTCTCCTAAagcttctcttttttcttttccttctcaatTTTTGGGTTTATTTCTGTACACTTctgctctatcaatgaaataggcactttctcgtgcccgttcgttaaaaaaaaactctcttTTACGTGATGGGGTAGTGCTATTCTTTCCCTCGAGAAGGAAGATGCAATTGTGCAACATGAGATCCGTGGTCCTCTTCCCGTTCCCGAATCCCACGTCGCTTCACCATCGCTGTATCCGAAACCGAAAGCACGGGGGAGCAAAGTCCCCGCGAACGCGATAAAATGACTAAAGCTGGGAAAGAGAgcgaaaaaaaaaagggctGGAACGGGGAAAGAAAAGCGGAGAAAGGCAGGCATCAGCATCCCGCCACCGCGCCACGATCCCCCAACCCATCCAGCATCCATTGCCTGCTTGCTTGCCTCCTCTGTCGCCGGATGCGATGCCATACTCCAAGCCTCGGCTCGTCAAACCAAGCAGCATCTGTCGCCTCTTGATCCGACGGAGTAGGCCCCACACCCCCACGCCGACGTGTCTTCTTCCCCCCGACGGTTCCTGGCTTCCTGCCATATAAAACCTCGCGCTGCCCCGGTGCTCGCCCCGCGCCCACGCATACGTGATCCCACGCGGCCgtttcgtcgtcgtcgtcgtcgccctaCAGCGACACCGCCCAACGGCATCCCTGCCCCCGCATCTTGCCgtcctctctctatctctctcgtTTAAGCGAGGCGAGGATGGCCGTGCAGGCCCAGCACCTCGCCCACGCCTTCCGCCATGACTCGCTCGCCATCAGGTTCGTCACACTCTCTCTCCCCAACCGTGCACGGTGTGCATGAGCAGCCCCGTCCTTGCCTTATCCTCGCTCATGCGTTCTGTGCTCCCTTCCTGCCCCACACGCTCATCAGGCTATTTATCCATGTCTCCCGGACGGTTGATCGATCCATCACCTTCGTGTGTCGTGTCTCACAGCAGGCCAGCGCCGGACGacgcgccgccgaccgccgcgtTCGGCTTCTTCGGCGAGCCCGGCGGCGACCACCCGCTGGCACCCGCGgcgcagcaccaccaccaggtGGGCGGCAACACCGTGTTCAGCGACCCGCGCAGCGAGCTCACctgcaacaacaacagcaacaatcCTCACGACGGCGTCTGCTTCGCGCCGAGGAAGCGCGCGCGGACCGGCGGCGACgtggtcggcgccgccggcctgaCCATGGAGGGCCACCGCGCGCTGCTACCCGTGCCGGTGCCGCAGGCGTTCGCGGCCGCGGAGGACGTGCAGAGCAGGGTCCTCTGCTCCGTCGACGCGTCCACCAGTGGACGCCACCTGCCCGGCTCCACGCTGGCGTCGCACGGCGTCCTGTCGCATCTCCACCGCCACAGCGTCGAGATCGACGCGTTCATTCGCATCGAGGTGCGTCGGCGTTTTGGTTTCCCAGCAAGAAACTGCCGTTCGGTCACGCCGTGAATTATCAAGCTGACTGCATGCAGAACGAGAGGCTGCGGTCGGGtctggaggaggcgcggcgccggcacgtcagggcggtggcgtcggccgtggagcgagcggcggcgcggcgcctgcgggcggcggaggcggacctGGAGCGCGCCCTGGCGCGTGGCGCGGAGCTCGGCGAGCGGCTCCGGCAGGTGGGCGCCGAGGGCCAGGCGTGGCGGGGCGTCGCCACCGGccacgaggccgccgccgcgggcctcCGCGCCACGCTCGACCAGCTCCTgcgggcgccgcgcgcgggagCTGCCGCCGAGGAGGGGCAGGGCGAGGCCGAGGACGCGCGGTCCTGCTGCTTCGggccggcgcgggaggccggcgccggtgggGGCAGGGCGTGCAGGTCGTGCGGCGCGGCGGACGCgtgcgtgctgctgctgccgtgccgGCACCTGTGCCTGTGCGGCGTGTGCGAGGCGGCCGCCGAGGCGTGCCCCGTGTGCGCGGCCACCAAGAACGCCTCGCTCCACGTCCTCCTGTCCTGACCTCGTCGGCGCGGCAGGCCAACGTATAGATTCAGTGGATCGATCGTGCTTCGTGCATTCCAAGGTCGCgtccttttgtttttcttccaaTTTTTCCCCCTCTGTTTCGAGGCTAGAACCTGACGAACCAACTAATTAACAAACCGATTTTTTTATGGGTTGCCTCGGAGGATACTCAATTTGGGGTTCTTTCGGTAGTGTTGTTGGTGTTGCATGATGGAATTAGTGGAGTTGTTCAAATGGTGAGTAGATAGATCGAATTGGTTATATACGTTGTGAACATAGGGCCGCACTCTGGCTCAATCTCAACCTTTCGGTGCTGATTCGATGGCCGAGAGTCTGCTCCGCCACGTCATAGGATGGGCAGCTGGCCCTCGTAAAATCAGTTTTCGATTGAATTTGCTCCGTTGAGGCGATTTAGGGCATGTTTGATACCCTATGtaaaatttaacaagtgttaaagttttaacattctcaaatagagtgctaaagtttaacatattgaggtgtttggatgatgtgttaaactttaacacctttggtgggaaatCACTCTATTGCCtcctcatttatggccggcggagagggagggaggaaagaTAAGGGTAacctgggaaaaagtggagagcGGGACCACTTTTAACGGGCATATTCGCTTCAGTTTATTcagtcagcttatcagccaccaaacaatatttttctctcacaacaaatcagccgtttcaacttttcaactagcttataagctgaagcgaacaggcctagcacctttagcaagttttaatacctcatccatgtgtttatgaaaaatagggtgttaaactttaacaccttacttttaacacaagtgtttggatagaaaagtgttaaaaagtgttaaaagtggggttCCAAACAGAGCCTGTATGTGATCACTTGGTGCCTGTCTGTTGTTTACATCATGTACGTACGGTACGGGCGTGCAGGCCACCCAACATTTTCCGCACACGTACACTAGACGTGGCGCAATTAGCGTAGGATGCAAGCAAAAGGCCGCAAGGGGAAATGCACTTTAGGTTCGCTTAACAGCATCATCACTGGTAGTAGTGCTAGTGTAGCACTCCGTACGTGGCTAGTTGCAGTGATGACGCCGGCCGGCATTTCGTCGCGCAATGCACAACAGCTTGACAAGCTCTCGCTGAGACCAGGTAGCACAACCACCAACTTTCACATAAAGCCAACCTTTTCCCTTAGAATAGAAGAGTACCGTCATTTGCAGATATTCCAAACAAAAGCATAAAACCGGAACAAAAGGTATTAAAAAAAGGGGGAGGGGGCAATTGCAGAGATCAAGATCAGCAAATTGCCCCATTGCAGTGCCGCAAGCTTCGCGCTACACGTACAGCAATTGCAGTTTCGTATCGAAAAAGGTATTTGGCCTCTTATCTACTTGCCCGGGTAGCAGCAGCATTCTTTTCTTCAGCTGCGGGAGCTGCATGCCCAGCGGAACTTCTGCCggttgcttttctttttttttttaaaaaaaaaagcgaaAGTCTTCTGCTTGATTGATCCCACAACCGGTAGACACCACCAGTACGGGCTCGTCGCCGAGAGAGTAGAGAAGAGGCAAGAGGCAACCACTAACCGCTGTCTGAACTTGGACAGGAAAACGTGCATGTAAACTCGTTGCAACTGCCAGGACCGAcagctgctggcctgctgcccATGCCGCCGGGTGGTGACCGATGGACCAGAGTAATAATGAGTTGCCCTAGTGCGAGATCCGCAGCCGCTGTTGGAGATCACGCACATAAATGGCTCCGGGCAGGACGCCAGTGTAGATGCTGttgccgccccccccccccccccccccccaaatgaATCTGCGGACGgccggcctgttcgcttcaacttataagtcggctgaaacggctgatttgttgtgaaaggaaaatactatttggtggctgataagctgaagcgaacaggtcggacgacctcctcctcctcttcttcaatCGTGCCAATTCTTCAATCGTGCATGGCACGCCCGTTTTAAGGCCTTGTTGCCAaacaaggtgttaaagtttaacacccatcacatcggatgtttgatgctaattaggagtattaaacatagactaattacaaaactaattgcacagatgaagtgtgattcgtgagacgaatctattaagcctaattagtccatgatttgacaatgtggtgctacagtaaccatttgctaatgatggattaattaggcttaatagatttgtctcgcgaattagcacagtgttctgcaattagttttataattagctcatgtttagttctcctaattagcatccaaacatccgatgtgatactgttaaagtttaacacctcgtatccaaacacctccttaccCCGTATGGTTAGATTACTGTCGCTGCCCTGAACCTCATCGTGTACAGTGAATCTGAGGAGGGACCAAGTGTCCTACAGTACTCTACTCTAGCCTAGTCAGTGAGACAGACAGCGTCCTTTCCTTGTACGCTGCCGTGTCTGCAGTAACAGTGCATAACAGTAATGCAATGATGCCGCTAGCCCTAGGCCTTGCTGCTGGCCATGCTCTGTCGCCTGGGAAGCTCGCCGTTCGGCGTTCGCCGTTGCTGCAAGACCTGCCTGCAACCCTCGCATGCTGCCGGCCTCCGCTTTTGCTTGCCTTTTTCCGATCGCTGGCAGTGCGCCATCTTCCTTAATCCTTCTATCGTGCTTAGCGGGACTGATCGGAGAACATAATTGTATGCGGGGGCTAGTGCTCGGTGTCAGCCTTCTTTCTGATCAGAACACCACCACCAAGCTACTCAAGTAGTACTAGTCTGGTTGCTTTGGCCAAAACGATGCTAATGAGAACCTGTACGTCCTTTGGTCAGCACTGGCGACTGGCAATAACGGATTCCGATCATAAACCTTTTTTCACTCGGAACTCGAGTACAGGAATTCATCCATTTTTCTAGAGAAATGTTAGCTGCTCTTTTAGATATTTCCAATGGTGTAGAACAGTAGAAGAAGCCTATTGGAGGAGGAGACACTGCATGCATGTGAAGGATGGTCCCATCCCTGCTAGAAGCAGGAGGATTACCGGCACAGAATCTCACGAACCCTGGTGGCTAGGTGGGCCTCACCAATTGAGCTGCCAACTATCATTGGATGTCTCTGGGTCCCTTCCTATTGCCACAGTCAGCAACTAAACGAGCAGTCCAGATTCTAGAATCGCGCAATTGTGCGTGCGGTTGGTTCGAAAAAACTCCAAGGctgatctttcaaaaaaaaaaactttaaggTTCTTTGGATTTCAATTACTAGTATTTAACTGGTTTTTCTTCATTAAACTTGGGTTGTATCTTAGACATTTTTAGCAAATTACACATATAATCAAAATAGTTCTCCACTCACATGTTTTATTCCTTTCCATTATTCTATCCCTGATGCTGATGCCTCCTAAGAAGGGAAATGGGTTGGGAATTTGCATTGTTTGTCCAATCGAATGTGACAAATCAAGTGGAAAGAAGAAGTAACTGAATTATCCCTGATACATTTATTTACATGAAAAGCAAGTGTCTATCAAGGGGAAAGTGAAAAGTGCTGTATTGCTCGTGGATGCACGCGTCTGTCGAATCGAATAGACCAAATAATTATCGGAATCGAATGGAACAGAAAGGAGGGAGCCTACAAGTCATTTCTTGTTGCGCCACGATCACTctaaagaagagaaagaagaaggatcTCCCATGGTGGGGGGTGGAGACAGTAGCCAAAAGGAACCCCCAAAAAAGAGGAGAAAATAAGGTTGTGGCCAGCATGACAAGGCAATGCAACGTGCCTCTCATCAAATTGCAGAAGTATCTTTTATTTCCCTCCCACGACCCATCTCCTTCCAAGCTCTAATCTAGATTTCTTCATCTACTGGCGTGCAAGCCAAGATGTGATATATGTAAACGCATGATGCATGTACATGTGTGCCTGCCGAGAGGGATGGGAGCTGATGAAGTTGCAACAAAGCAACGTAACCAAAGCCCTTTGGATGCAacaagaaaaggaggagagGTAGCCCAATTGTGCCCCCACATGAGGTAGCATATTCCCCGTCTGAAAGCATGGGTGTCCGTGGCCTTTATTTAGGTCATGCTGTTCTCCAACCAATGCAGGACCTGGAGGCAAAGGAAAAGGGCACTTTTGTAGTACCCCCCATGCATGACGAGTGGTGACCTTCAaccaaaacaaacaaacaaatcctGATCTGGTGCAGGCGCAGGCCATGGGCAAGGGAAAGAAGGCAAAAAGTGTGCCGAGGAGATCTCATCTTTTCCAAGGTTGTGCTTGTGCATGCATGACCCACTTGAACGTGTCTTGGGCCTGATCATGAGGGCGAAAGATGCCCGTGTTGTCACCCCCATCGATCCACACACAAAGGACATGCACACCTCATCTTTATTTGCACGTCACTTTGCTTGCATGTTTCCTCTGCgtctccatccttttctttgtAGCAGCTAGCTAGTAGCAGCTGCCTGGGAATCTATGCGTCCATCTGCCAATCCTTGGCTGGAGAGCCATCCATCTCATGATGAAGGATCAGTCACACTGACACCTTTGCTTCGCATGGTGGTGTCTGGATCCATTTGGAATTGAATTTCTTGCCTCTTTTTTGCAGCTGAATACTCTCTCCGGCCGGCAAGGAAGTTGCAGTAgcgtgatggtggtggtggtgtcaaTTCCAACCGCCCAGAGCCCCGGACCAAGACCACCTCAAAGGTAGTCATCAGTGCATGAATAATGTAGGGTGTAGGGCATCAAAAGCAAGCATGGATGTGGTGTGGAGTGTAGTAGATTGGGTCTGGGTGCCTTGTTCCTAGGGCTCTCAGCTCATCACAGACACTACGGCAGGCTGGCCTAACTTGTTCCTGCTCGATCTCTGGTGGGGTGGTGTTGCTGCCATTGCCGCTGTTGGCCACCTTTTCCAAAAGGCGCAGCGCAGGTGACCAAAGGGAAAGGAAAAGATGTGCGAGGGCCTAGCAGCAAGCTGCATGCGTCCACCCGAAGCCAGCAGCATCGATGCTAGTGGTAGTGCTACTTACCGTGTACTGTTGTTGTTACTTGATAGCTGTGTCCACAAATCACAATCGTCACGATGACATTTCGTTATCTTTTTCTAGCAGTTAATTACTATGGTAACTCCTGTATTCAATCAGCGTGCAGAATAGTACGGTTAAACGTGAGAAAGTGCAGATGATGGCGGCAGATGCGCATTCATGCACTGCCGGCACCCTGTGCTGACTGAGCAGGTATGCACCGTACAAAcataggtactcgtacagtcgtAGTACTACGGATCTACTGCGCTGTGCAACCATACGTACATACAGGATTACAGGtactgcacgcacgcacgcagtaATTGGCAGCGGGCCAGCGGGCCAGGCGCAACAGAGGAGGAATAGTATACTGATTTTTTGATGAGCTACGTGCCCACCGAGAGATGGGCCTGATCTGCCAGAACTGAGCAGAATAATTTTTTCTATGTGGGCCACGCGAGCAAAGTACACCGCGTATCCCACCCAAAGCGGACCAGCCCGTGTGAGTTGGACCTGTTAGTTGGGCCACATCCATTGCCCATTTGCTGCTTTGCGCGCATTCCTGCTTCCAGAGGCAGGGTttccagcaggcagcagcgggGGAAACTCAGAAGTGGAAATTTCTCGCTCGTGCACCGGAATTTCCACGGGCTTCTCGGGAGAGCGACGGTGTTTAACGAGACGCATAACATAAGCCTTCGAGAAGGGCCGCTCAGAACGGCAAATTTACCTGAAAACAGCCATTCAGGCCAATAAAAATCGCGAGGTGATCTGATCCCCCGTGCAAGCATTCAACTAAACAAAGCTTAGAGTGGGCCTTAGACTCTTCCGGCAAGCATCATCCAGAGCCAACTTTGCTCATATGGCCGTATCCCATAAACCAGATGCGATGTGGTCCATCAGTTGTACTTTGCTTATGGCATTTGCTCTTTCATGTATTCCAGCCATGAAACGCTACAGACAGGCCCTTGATGACATAAATGATGGGCACGCGGTAAGGAAGAAAGGAAATATGTTGTTCTTCAAGATGCCAAGGTCGTTGCCAATGTTGGGCATACACAATGTGTGGAAAATTGCTGCCTTTGTTTAATGCCAGGTCAATTAAACATCTATATCTCATCAAGGAAAATGTTCAAACTTCTAGCTTTATTTATCCCAAGTAGATTTGAGAAGCAGCGTATGCAAGGGGTCTTTGTTATCAAGCAGTGTATAAGCAATTAAACATCAATGCTTATGGCTCAAGAACTGAATAATGTTTGTATGAGACCACTGGTGCATTAGATGGGAAGTAGGCAGAGATGGACTCGTCGAACCACCAGCGACAGCGTTGCTCGTCATCTGCTACAGAAATTCTGCAAACTGTGTTCATGTGTTGGCCTAAATGAACGCGCACTGTCACGGATTATCTTAACGAGGACGCCTCTCTCGGTTCATTCGTTGCATGTTTGGTCGGTACTTTCTGCAGGCTTGCATTGTAGGAGCAGTTGCATCTTGAAATGAAAAGATGTACGACCAACGGGGGAGACATGCTTGTTTTATTCGAGAGAAAACAATGCAGTATGAGGGTTGCTGGCTTGTTGCTTTAAGCAATGGCAGTTGATGCATTTGGCTGTTGGATGATCCAAGTATGAGGAACAGCCCATTCTTGATTCTCCCAAATGTACATCGTACGTGGGTACATAAAGGTAGAATCAGATACAAAGGTATCCATATGGCAGATGTACACCCCCAAAAGCTTACTCATAAAAGTAAAGCATGAAAAAAGGAACTGGAATAACTACGCGAATTTCACAAAAGGAATGATGCCTCAGCTTTTACTGAGATAGCTGCCTTCCGATTCCGAGGATAGCATCATAACAGGTAGTCTTATACTGTCCTTTCATCATTAGCTAAGCACAATCGTTTGCATAGTTTGGAACAACTTCGAATCCAAAACATGAAAGTAGGATCTGGAAGCAAACAGAAACTAAAGGTTGCAAATGAAGAAACTTTAGTTGCAGGTATGCAACCATGGGTATATAAACTATAAAGTAGAACCAGATACAAAGGTATTGTTGCatcttcttttgttttcagaATATCCCTCAATCAAAAGTAGGATGGCTGTAGCTGCTGGATACTTGGATGATCCAAGAAAAAGGAACAGCCTTAATCTGATTCTCCCATCAAATGTACATGTAGTCCGAGGGTATATAAACTATAAAGTAGAACCAGATACAAAGGTATTCTGGCGGCTGATGTACACCAGTACAAGATAGATCACCCCCAAAAGCCTATAGAAAGAAACCATAGAAAAGGGGGGGCATAGGGATAAGTTATGCGAACTTCACAAGAAGAATAACACAAATAAACTTTGCGAATTTATAGAAAAGGGGGGCATATGGTTTCTTTTTATGAGTAGGATAACTTATCCCTATGCCCCCCTTGTTATCCTGTGTGTAACTGCAGCTCATAACAAAGACTCAAAGAGACATTTCTATGTGGAAAGTTCCAGACATCTGGCTAGTGATAGAAGAATTTTGACAAGAGCCCTGTGTCAGGTCATGCAACAAGGGAAGTTGGCTGCTTTGCTCACATTTCATATGCATGCCTTCCTATCCATCCCAGCGGTAAACACTAAACACTCACTTAACAAAATTCAGCAAAGGAAGGAACCCACGAAGCAGCAACTAAAGGTAAACAAAGAAAATACCTAGAATGAAACTTGTAACATGTATTTATATGCACGCATCTTTGTTACACCATTATTCTTTGGAAATAGAAATTCCTAATCCTTTAGCACAGCAACAAAACGTGCTATGGTAACTCAGCACAAGCTATGTGCTAAATATTGCATGCAAGGTTTTATCAAATCTGCCCACACCAGCATTTTGGACAACAAAATCAAAGAGATATTCTATAGGATGCAAATGAATCCAAAAGGAGAGAGATATAACATGTGGAGACAAACTGTAGCTACAGGTTTGCATGTATCATCATTAATGCAACCAACACAAGAAATCCATTAAAGTGAAATAATATATCAACACAACCCAGATCATAGCTTACTAATGTCAATAAGCAACTTAGCTGCAGTGCCAAATTCCAATAAGCAACTTAAAGAGCTATTCACCATCTAAATGCTACCAAGCAGAACATTCTAGCACAAAGAACAACTGAGGCACATTGCCAAATTCGAATTATTTCCAAGACAAAATCTGGCACAGCTACGTACTCTAAAAACCCAGAAACAACTAGCAAATCATCTGGCGATTAGGTTTAATAACCAGAAACAGATATAACCTACCATAATCATGGCACGATAACACATACACATTTGAAATCCACAAAACTCAAATAACAACACGCACAAGAAAGCTCATCAGTTATAGCATTATTGGGCACATATGACCATCGCAAGTTCAACGAGCAAGTTAAGCTGTGAATCTACATGCTACTGAGCAGATGAACATTCTAGCACAATGAGCAAACTAGCTTCAGTTCCCATTATCACCAACACTAACACCAGAGCTGCTACTTTAACCTAAAAACAAGGTTCATTGCCAATTGGAGCTTCTAACTAGCAAATCTTCTGTTCTATCACTAGAAACAACCCGCCATGAATATCAGTTGTGCACAGCATAGATAAGAAACACTAAAGCAATTGCAGGATTATTTCTTCCCATAGTCTAACCTTATCATCCAAGTTTGCCCCCATTTTCTTAACTCTTCTCAGTGAAACAGGTGGAATTAGGCAATCAGACCCTGAGAATCTGAAGCTTATTGGCAAATGCAATAGCAACCCAGTCAGGCTGGGTTGCGGACCACTGCAGCTGCTCAATCTCTGCCCCTGCCGTATATGCCAAAATGGGATCAAGACCGCcctctgctgctgcagctgcggcAGCGTTACCATTTCCATTGTTGCCGCCGTTGCTCCCAGTGCCCATTGATGATAGGTCCCATATCAGCGCCTGCATGTCATCCCCAGCTGTGCAGATGTGGCAAGAAGAGTGTGGCGCCCACGCGATGGCATTGACAGGTGCATGGTGACGGTGCAGCTCTACCACTGGCAGTGTCGGGTAGCGGATATCAAGCACGACCACCTTGGGACTGTCCATGATGATGGTGGCCATGTACCTCGGGTCTTGCTTGTTCCATCCCAGCCTGACGAGCGGTGTCGGTGACGCAGCTCCGCCATCTCCAGCACCCGAATtggagccaccaccgccaccgccacctgaACCAGACTCGTAGATGATTGTGGAATGCTCCTTGTCCCGGAGGTCAAAGACACGGACAGAGCCGTCGGCGGAGACGGATGCGAAGACCCCCGCGCCTCCCCAGGCGATGTCATAGACCTCCTTGTCGTGGGCGATGAGCTGGGTGTCGACGGCCTCGCGCTCGACGTCCCAGATTGTGCAGGTGGTGTCGATGGAGGAGGTGCCGATGCGGCGCGGGTCGGCGTCGTTCCAGTCGAAGGAGGTGAGCGGGCCGCAGTAGTCGCTGTTGCGGTTGCCGTTGAGCTCGCAGCGGAGCTCGACGCCCGGCTGCGGGGCGCCGTTGCAGCGGACGGAGCCggagttgttgttgttgttggcggcggcggcggcgtcgtcggcggaCGGGATGCGCCAGATGCGGAGGTGGTCGGCGGAGGTGGCGAGGAGGTCGGGGCGGATCGCGTGCGGGTCCGGGATGAACATGGTCTTGGTGGGCGGGTACTGGTGGTCGAAGGCGAGGACGGGGGCGATGTCGCCCGAGGCCTCGTCGAGCTGGACGACCTCGACGCGGTTGGGGACCTGCTCGAGGAGGCTGGCGATGGCGAGGCGGTACTTCCTGTCGCGG
Proteins encoded in this window:
- the LOC117843935 gene encoding probable BOI-related E3 ubiquitin-protein ligase 2, giving the protein MAVQAQHLAHAFRHDSLAISRPAPDDAPPTAAFGFFGEPGGDHPLAPAAQHHHQVGGNTVFSDPRSELTCNNNSNNPHDGVCFAPRKRARTGGDVVGAAGLTMEGHRALLPVPVPQAFAAAEDVQSRVLCSVDASTSGRHLPGSTLASHGVLSHLHRHSVEIDAFIRIENERLRSGLEEARRRHVRAVASAVERAAARRLRAAEADLERALARGAELGERLRQVGAEGQAWRGVATGHEAAAAGLRATLDQLLRAPRAGAAAEEGQGEAEDARSCCFGPAREAGAGGGRACRSCGAADACVLLLPCRHLCLCGVCEAAAEACPVCAATKNASLHVLLS
- the LOC117852870 gene encoding WD repeat-containing protein LWD1, encoding MGGVGDGDAWADQEQGNGGGSRGGGGGEAKRSEIYTYEAGWHIYAMNWSVRRDRKYRLAIASLLEQVPNRVEVVQLDEASGDIAPVLAFDHQYPPTKTMFIPDPHAIRPDLLATSADHLRIWRIPSADDAAAAANNNNNSGSVRCNGAPQPGVELRCELNGNRNSDYCGPLTSFDWNDADPRRIGTSSIDTTCTIWDVEREAVDTQLIAHDKEVYDIAWGGAGVFASVSADGSVRVFDLRDKEHSTIIYESGSGGGGGGGSNSGAGDGGAASPTPLVRLGWNKQDPRYMATIIMDSPKVVVLDIRYPTLPVVELHRHHAPVNAIAWAPHSSCHICTAGDDMQALIWDLSSMGTGSNGGNNGNGNAAAAAAAEGGLDPILAYTAGAEIEQLQWSATQPDWVAIAFANKLQILRV